Genomic window (Corynebacterium simulans):
ACAATCGTCTCCTTCACCACCGTGCTGGTGATCATCTACATCATCGCCAACCTGCTGGTTGACCTCCTCTACGCAGTACTCGACCCGAGGATCCGCTATGCCTAAACTCGACAAGACCACCCAGTACCCAGGCCAGGAGCACTTCATCTCCGACGTCGACGAGACCGGCCTCGGCGCCGTCGACGCTGTCAAGGATGAATCCGCCCCTTCCTCCCAGTGGGGCGAAGCATGGCGTTACCTGCGCCGCCGCCCATTGTTCTGGGTCGCCGCCGTGATGATCACCTTGGCGATTCTCCTCGCGCTCTTCCCCGGCCTTTTCACCAATACTGACCCGCGTATGTGCGAGCTCTCCAAGTCGCTCGACCCAGCAGAGGCAGGCCACCCATTCGGCTTTAACCGCCAGGGCTGCGATATCTACGCCCGCGTTATCTACGGCGCACGCGCATCCGTGATCGTCGGTGTTTTGACCACCCTCCTCGTGGTCATCATCGGTGCCCTAGTGGGCGCCATAGCCGGCTTCTTCGGCGGTTGGATTGACGCTGTTCTCTCCCGCATCACCGATATCTTCTTCGCCATCCCGCTGGTGTTGGCGGCCATCGTTGTCATGCAGATGTTCAAGGAGCACCGCACCATCATCACTGTGGTTCTCGTACTTGGCTTGTTCGGCTGGGTATCCATCGCCCGCATCACCCGCGGTGCCGTTGTATCCATCAAGAACGAGGAATTCGTCCAATCCGCGCGTTCCATCGGTGCTTCCAACGCCCGCATCCTGTTTAGCCACGTCCTGCCGAACGCTGCGGCTCCGATCATTTCTTATGCCACCGTCGCGCTGGGCACCTACATCGTTGCCGAGGCCACGCTGTCCTTCCTCGGCATCGGCCTGCCCTCCACGTTCGTCTCGTGGGGCGGCGACATCTCTGATGCACAGGCCTCCCTGCGCATGAATCCAGCCGTTTTGTTCTACCCGGCAGGCGCTCTGGGCCTGACCGTTCTGAGCTTCATCATGATGGGCGACGTCGTCCGCGACGCCCTCGACCCGAAGGCAAGGAATCGCTAATGAATAAGCCACTTCTTGAAATGAAGGACGTCCACATCTCCTTCGAGTCCTCCACCGGCACCGTCGAGGCAGTACGTGGCGTCAACATGACCATCTACCCAGGCCAGTCCGTGGCAATCGTGGGCGAGTCCGGTTCCGGTAAGTCCACAACCGCGATGTCCATCCTGGGACTTCTGCCGGGCACCGGCAAGGTGACGAAGGGACAAATCCTCTTCGAGGGTGAGGACATCACCCACTACAACGACAAGCAGTTCGAGGCCCTGCGCGGAAACAAGATCGGCTTGGTTCCGCAGGATCCAATGTCCAACTTGAACCCGGTCTGGCGTATCGGCACCCAGGTCGAAGAGTCGCTGAAGGCTAACAACGTGCTGGAGGGCTCCGAGCGCGAAAAGTGCGTCGTGGAGATCCTGGAGGAAGCAGGGCTTCCCGACGCCGCGCGTCGCGCCAAGCAGTATCCACACGAGTTTTCTGGCGGCATGCGCCAGCGCGCACTCATCGGCATCGGCCTGGCTGCGCGCCCAAAGCTGCTGATTGCCGACGAGCCCACCTCGGCGCTGGACGTGACCGTGCAGAAGACCATCCTGGACCACCTGGGTCACCTCGCTGAAGAGCTGGGCAACGCCGTGCTATTTATTACCCACGACTTGGGCTTGGCGGCAGAACGCGCCGAGCACCTCATCGTGATGCACCGCGGCCGCATCGTGGAGTCTGGTCCTTCGCGCGAGATTCTGCGCGATCCGGAGCACCCATATACCCAGCGTCTGGTTACCGCAGCGCCTTCCTTGGCTTCCTCGCGCATCCGCGCTGCCCAAGAGGCAGGCGTGGAAAGCACAGAGCTCAAGGCCGCGGCTTCGCACAGCGCCAACATCGAAGATGAAGCCGTCATCTCCGTGCGCAACCTGAACAAGGAATTCGATATCCGCGGTCAGCGCGGCGAGAAGAAACTGCTCAAGGCAGTCGACGACGTCTCTTTTGATATCCGTCGCGGCACCACCATGGCACTCGTGGGCGAGTCTGGTTCGGGCAAGTCCACCGTGGCAAACATGGTGCTGGGCCTGCTCTCCCCGACCTCCGGCACCATCGAGTTCGAGGGCAAGGACACCTCGAAGCTGTCCAAGAAGGAGCTTTTCCAGCTGCGCCGCAAGATGCAGGTGGTCTTCCAGAACCCATATGGTTCCTTGGATCCGATGTATTCCATCTACAAGTGCATCGAGGAACCACTCGCGCTGCACAAGGTGGGTAACCGCAAAGAGCGCGAGGCCCGCGTTGCAGAGTTGCTCGACATGGTGGCAATGCCGCGTTCTGCGATGCGCCGCTACCCGAACGAGCTTTCCGGTGGTCAGCGTCAGCGTATCGCGATCGCTCGTGCCTTGGCCCTGCACCCAGAGGTCATTGTTCTCGACGAGGCGGTCTCCGCACTCGACGTGCTGGTCCAAGACCAGATCATCAAGCTCTTGGCGCAGCTGCAGTCCGAGCTCAAGCTGTCGTACCTGTTCATCACCCACGACCTAGCCGTGGTGCGTCAGACTGCCGACGACGTCGTGGTTATGCGCAAAGGCAAGGTCATGGAGGCTGGCACCTCCGAGGCCATCTTCAACAACCCGCAAGAGGAATACACCCGCAACCTCATCAACTCGGTTCCGGGTATGCACTTGGAGATTGGCACGGGCAGCAACTTGGGGCTGACCAAAAGCTAGCTAGCAACGCAGCTGCCGGTGTCTGCCGGGCGCCGCAGCTGCGTGATATCGCCGATGTGGCTTTTTACCTCATCGGCAGTAAGCGCGTAACCGGTCTCCGCATCATCCACGGAAGCGCCGAAGACCACGCCCAACACCTGGCCCATGTCATTGACTATCGGGCCACCTGAATTTCCCTGGCGAATGGTGCCGCGCACCGTATAAGCGTCACGCTCGACGCGGCCCTTGGAATAGATATCCGGCCCAGCAATGGTGATGCGCTCGCGCACCCGCGCCATGCCGGCGTCGAACGGCCCGGAGTGCGGGAAGCCCATGACCATCACGTCATCGCCGGTATCGGCCGGCTGTTCAGCCCACTCAAGCGGAGCAATTCCCAGGTTCTTGCTGTGCAGCACAGCAATATCGACGTCCGGGTTGTAATAAACCACCTGCGCTTCGCGCAGCCCCAACACGGTATCGAGGTGCACCTTCTCAGTGCCGGCTACCACGTGGGCGTTAGTGATCACGTAATCATCGGCCGCGACGAAGCCGGAACCCATCAAGCGGCGGGAGCAAACCTCTGCGTCGCCAAGCACGTGAATAATTGATGGACGCAGCTGCTCGACCAGCGCAGGATCGTTCACGTCCTGTGGCGGCGCGGCCACCTCGACGGCTGAGTCGGAAGTCTGCCACGGCGAGACCAGCGGCGGCAGGCCGGATTCATTCAGCATCGCCGCGACGCCATTCGGCAACGCAGCCAGCTGCGTAGGCGCCACCCCATTAAGCGCCGTCAGAATGCGTGATTCGCGCAAGGCCTTGCCTGGGGTACCGCCCACATTGGAGGCCAAGGGCAGCGAAACCAACCAAATCACAAAGATCGCAGCCACTGCCTGGAAGCCGGCACCGATGAAAGAATCCACGCGCTGCTTTTGCCGGGTCCGCATCCTATCGCGCAAGCGCGCGCCGATGCTTGCGCCGATGAGCTGGCCGACGCCCACGAGCAGAACAAGCACGCCGATGGCCAGCAGGAAGCGCAAAGCCGCTTGGTCCGTAAGCTGCATGGCAACGGGAGCCAGCACCGTGCCCAACACAACGCCCGCCACGATGCCCACGAAGGAAAGCACGGCAGAGATAGCTCCTTGGCGCCAGCCCGCCGCCAAGGCGAGCAATACGGCGACCATAATCAGGAGGTCTAGGGCGAGGGTCAGGGTCACGGGAGGAAAATCTTTCTTTATCTATTGTCTAAGAAGAGCCGTAAGTTGCCTGCGGAAGCTAAAACATCTTCTCATTATTCTGGGAGCGGCTTAGTGCGCCGTGCAGATCACGCACGGAATTGTTATCCCATGTACGCTCCCACCCAGCGTGCTCCAATATTGTTGCCAGAATTCCGGCAGTAAAGCCCCACACGAGGTAGTCATTCGCATAAAAGGCCGGGCCACGCCACGGACCGAAGCCCACCAACAAACGATTCTTCGGCTCCGCGAGCTCACGCAATGGATACCAAAACACGTCATCGGTCTCTTCCGGGCTGGCAGCCCAGACCTCGCCCGGGGAGTGCCAGTAGGCCAAGACCGGGCTTACGGGGTTACCCGTTGCACGAATATGCAACTGTTCCCACACTTCCAGAGCAGTCACACTCGCGCGCTCCAGCCCGGTTTCTTCCCAGGCCTCGCGTAGTGCAACGTCGACAAGCGTGGCGTCTTCTGGGTCCCGCCGTCCGCCAGGGAAAGCAATTTGGCCTGAATGAGAGCGCATGGTGGGCGAACGGTGTGTGAGCAGCACTTCCCCATCCTTAAAACTAGAGCCTTTGAACAGGACCAAAACGGCAGACTCACGCCGCACCGGTGGTGTGGTTTGGGTAAAGCGATCCGCATCCCGGTTACCGATTCGCTCCTGCGCCGCCCGCGCATCCACGCCTAAGGCAGGACGCAGCCACCCCGGCGCTCTTTCCGGAAAAACCGTGCGTTCCCGCGCGCTCATCGCAGGGCCTCCTCCACGGCCTTCTCCAGCTCTTCCGCCGACTTAAAAGGCTTGACGTACTGCTTTTTCACCTCGCCCTTATAGGCCACGACGGTGACCGGGATGACGCCGGGAAGACCCAGGGTGCCGGCGAAGGAATTATCGGAGTCTTGGTAGCTTGCGAGATTCACTCCGAGGTCTTCCAAAAAGGCCGCGCCATTTGCTGCATTCTTATCCGCATGCACTCCCACGACGGACCATTCGGGATGCTCATCCGCAATCTGGCGCACATACGGCAGCTCAGCTCGGCAAGGCTCGCACCACCACGCCCAGACGTTGATGACCTGCACATCCTTTGCCTTCCCCTTGGTCTGCGCGCCCAAGCACTCAAGTTCTACTCCGGCGACCGGCCCTTCCGGACACGCTGGGCGCTTGGCGACGTTCGCGTTCGCGCCAACACCCGCAGTAGCGCTCTGGTCCGCGCCTTGGGCCGCATTCTGGGCCGCATTCTGGGAACTGTTTGAGGCACTGTTTGCGGAATCCTGGCCTGCGCCCAAAAGGCTGCGTGCTCCAACAAAGGCCACCAAGGCAACAAGCACTGCTGCGATAAGCGAACCGATGACATAAATGTTGGGCCTGTTCATGCGCAATACCTTACTGCCCCTACCGGACATCAGGAGGTGCGGCGCCCGTAGGACACAAATGACGCACTACGCAGGCGCCGCATTGCGGGGAACGCGCATGGCAAACACGGCGGCCATGGAAGATGATGCGATGCGAAAACACCGTCCATTCTTCCTCCGGCAGCAGCTGGGCTATGTCTTTTTCGATCTGCAGCGGCGTCTTGGATTCGCTCAAAGCCATGCGCTGCATGAGCCTTCCGAAGTGGGTATCTACAGTAATCCCCGGCAGCCCAAATGCATTGCCGCGTACCACCAGCGCAGTCTTGCGGCCCACGCCGGGCAAAGAGGTCAGCTCCTTAATTCCGGTGGGGACCTGCCCATCGAAATCGGCCATGATTTTCTCGCCGATGCCCAGCAAGTGCCCCGCCTTCGCGCGCTGAAAGCCCAGCGGGCGCAAAATAGCCTCCAGGTCGGCCCTTCGGGCCGCGGCATAATGCGCGGCAGAGGGATACTCTTCAAAAAGCTCCGGGGTAACCTGGTTGACCCTGGCATCGGTGCATTGTGCCGAGAGCACCGTGGCCACGAGCAGCTCTAGGGGATTGCGAAAATCTAGTTCGCATTCGGCGTCGGGGTACTCCGTTGCTAGCAGCTCATTGATGCGCGATGCACGGCTAGCGGGCGATGAGTCAGACATCTTTCCTACCTTAGTAGAATGGCGGGCATGGTCTCACTGGTTATCATCGTGCCCGTCGCCCTCGCACTGTTTGCAATCCTCATGGAAAAGCTTGAGGCGAAGGTCCTCGGAAACTAAGAAATTTCTTCGCATACGCCCCCTGACCTCCTCTAAGCTGTGACAATTTTTCACGAGGTTAGATAAAGTGACAAATTACACTGTAGGATGAGATGAGTTACATAGGGGCGCGCGCCTGTATCGCTAGAACACATCTAGGTTTTCGTTACACACGCGTCAAATGCTTGGAAGAGTTCTGGGCATTTCAACACCACTACCCCCCCATTGACTTCAAGGAGTAAATCGTGGAAGGCGTACAGGACATTCTTTCTCGCGCTGGTATTTTCCAGGGCGTTGATCCCGTCGCGGTACAGAACCTCATTGAGCAGATGGAAACCGTCCGATTCCCGCGCGGAACCACCATTTTTGATGAAGGCGAGCCCGGTGACCGTCTCTACATCATCACCTCGGGCAAGATTAAGCTGGCCCGCCACGCTCCGGATGGCCGCGAGAACCTGCTGACCGTCATGGGCCCTTCCGATATGTTCGGCGAGCTCTCCATCTTCGATCCAGGCCCACGCACCTCCTCCGCAGTCTGCGTCACCGAGGTGCAGGCAGCCACCATGAACTCCGAGATGCTCAAGCAGTGGGTCGCTGATCACCCTGCCATCGCCCAGCAGTTGCTGCGCGTTCTGGCTCGCCGCCTGCGCCGCACCAACGCGAACCTCGCGGACCTCATCTTCACCGACGTTCCGGGCCGCGTTGCTAAGACCCTGCTGCAGCTGGCTAACCGCTTCGGCGTGCAGGAAGGTGGCGCACTGCGCGTCAACCACGACCTCACCCAGGAAGAGATCGCCCAGCTGGTCGGCGCTTCCCGCGAGACCGTCAACAAGGCTCTGGCCACCTTCGCACACCGCGGTTGGATTCGCCTCGAAGGCAAGTCCGTCCTCATTGTGGATACCGAGCACCTGGCAAAGCGCGCTCGCTAAAAGCCTTAAAACTAAAAGTAATCTCCCAGCTTCCCTATTCAGGAGGCCGGGAGATTATTTGTAGTTTTAGCGGTTTTGTTCAGGCAGTTTATTTGCCCCGCCTACTTGCGCGCAGCTAAGTACTTCAAAGTAGTACGAGTGGACTGCTCAGCTGCATGCCGCAGAACTGGGTCAACGTCGTCATACATCTCATCGACCAAAGTCTTGAGATCAATGTCCTCGCCCAAGCGGCCGTGGATTTCCTTGATCTGGTCAAGACGGTGGTAGCGACGGTCAATGTACTTGCGCGCAACCTGGGAAACATCATCCAAATCTGGGCCGTGGCCAGGCAGCAGCGGGATGTCCTTGCCGCGCTCTTCCAGCATGTCCAAGGTCTTCAAGTATTCGCCCAAGTCACCATCGGTCTCAGACAGCAAGACGGTGTGGCGGCCGGCAATGGTGTCACCGGTCATGATTCCCTCGAGCTGAGAATCCTTGGCAACGCCAGACCACACAAAGAAAGAGGTGGAATCCGCAGTGTGCCCTGGGGTGTGGACAACCTCTAGCTGCGGGGTAATTCCGTCGACGGTGATAATTTCGCCGTCGACAAGCGCCTCTGCTCCATTGCAGTAGTTCGGGTCGAAAGCGCGGATCGGCGCACCGGTGAGCTGGCGAAGACGCTGCGCACCCGATGCGTGATCATCGTGACGGTGGGTAACCAAAATCAGCGCCACCTCGCCAGCGTTAGCGCTGACGACGTTGAGGTGACCTTCATCTTCTGGGCCCGGATCAACAACGATGGCCCTGGAATCTTCGTTAGCGCGAATGATCCACGTGTTGGTTCCCTCAAGTGCCGTGTAGCTTGGATTGTCACAAAGAACAACGCCCACGGATTGAGTCACGGGACGCAATTGGCTGTATGCAGGATGCTCCATGATTACTAAGCCTATCCGATCACTTAGAAATTTCTACGATAACTTCAACCTCGACGGGCGAGTTTTTCGGCAAAACGGCCACGCCCACAGCCGAGCGAGCGTGAGTGCCAGC
Coding sequences:
- a CDS encoding dipeptide ABC transporter ATP-binding protein, which produces MNKPLLEMKDVHISFESSTGTVEAVRGVNMTIYPGQSVAIVGESGSGKSTTAMSILGLLPGTGKVTKGQILFEGEDITHYNDKQFEALRGNKIGLVPQDPMSNLNPVWRIGTQVEESLKANNVLEGSEREKCVVEILEEAGLPDAARRAKQYPHEFSGGMRQRALIGIGLAARPKLLIADEPTSALDVTVQKTILDHLGHLAEELGNAVLFITHDLGLAAERAEHLIVMHRGRIVESGPSREILRDPEHPYTQRLVTAAPSLASSRIRAAQEAGVESTELKAAASHSANIEDEAVISVRNLNKEFDIRGQRGEKKLLKAVDDVSFDIRRGTTMALVGESGSGKSTVANMVLGLLSPTSGTIEFEGKDTSKLSKKELFQLRRKMQVVFQNPYGSLDPMYSIYKCIEEPLALHKVGNRKEREARVAELLDMVAMPRSAMRRYPNELSGGQRQRIAIARALALHPEVIVLDEAVSALDVLVQDQIIKLLAQLQSELKLSYLFITHDLAVVRQTADDVVVMRKGKVMEAGTSEAIFNNPQEEYTRNLINSVPGMHLEIGTGSNLGLTKS
- a CDS encoding TlpA family protein disulfide reductase, whose protein sequence is MNRPNIYVIGSLIAAVLVALVAFVGARSLLGAGQDSANSASNSSQNAAQNAAQGADQSATAGVGANANVAKRPACPEGPVAGVELECLGAQTKGKAKDVQVINVWAWWCEPCRAELPYVRQIADEHPEWSVVGVHADKNAANGAAFLEDLGVNLASYQDSDNSFAGTLGLPGVIPVTVVAYKGEVKKQYVKPFKSAEELEKAVEEALR
- a CDS encoding MarP family serine protease, producing MTLTLALDLLIMVAVLLALAAGWRQGAISAVLSFVGIVAGVVLGTVLAPVAMQLTDQAALRFLLAIGVLVLLVGVGQLIGASIGARLRDRMRTRQKQRVDSFIGAGFQAVAAIFVIWLVSLPLASNVGGTPGKALRESRILTALNGVAPTQLAALPNGVAAMLNESGLPPLVSPWQTSDSAVEVAAPPQDVNDPALVEQLRPSIIHVLGDAEVCSRRLMGSGFVAADDYVITNAHVVAGTEKVHLDTVLGLREAQVVYYNPDVDIAVLHSKNLGIAPLEWAEQPADTGDDVMVMGFPHSGPFDAGMARVRERITIAGPDIYSKGRVERDAYTVRGTIRQGNSGGPIVNDMGQVLGVVFGASVDDAETGYALTADEVKSHIGDITQLRRPADTGSCVAS
- a CDS encoding NUDIX hydrolase; the encoded protein is MSARERTVFPERAPGWLRPALGVDARAAQERIGNRDADRFTQTTPPVRRESAVLVLFKGSSFKDGEVLLTHRSPTMRSHSGQIAFPGGRRDPEDATLVDVALREAWEETGLERASVTALEVWEQLHIRATGNPVSPVLAYWHSPGEVWAASPEETDDVFWYPLRELAEPKNRLLVGFGPWRGPAFYANDYLVWGFTAGILATILEHAGWERTWDNNSVRDLHGALSRSQNNEKMF
- a CDS encoding MBL fold metallo-hydrolase, producing MEHPAYSQLRPVTQSVGVVLCDNPSYTALEGTNTWIIRANEDSRAIVVDPGPEDEGHLNVVSANAGEVALILVTHRHDDHASGAQRLRQLTGAPIRAFDPNYCNGAEALVDGEIITVDGITPQLEVVHTPGHTADSTSFFVWSGVAKDSQLEGIMTGDTIAGRHTVLLSETDGDLGEYLKTLDMLEERGKDIPLLPGHGPDLDDVSQVARKYIDRRYHRLDQIKEIHGRLGEDIDLKTLVDEMYDDVDPVLRHAAEQSTRTTLKYLAARK
- the glxR gene encoding CRP-like cAMP-activated global transcriptional regulator GlxR, whose amino-acid sequence is MEGVQDILSRAGIFQGVDPVAVQNLIEQMETVRFPRGTTIFDEGEPGDRLYIITSGKIKLARHAPDGRENLLTVMGPSDMFGELSIFDPGPRTSSAVCVTEVQAATMNSEMLKQWVADHPAIAQQLLRVLARRLRRTNANLADLIFTDVPGRVAKTLLQLANRFGVQEGGALRVNHDLTQEEIAQLVGASRETVNKALATFAHRGWIRLEGKSVLIVDTEHLAKRAR
- a CDS encoding ABC transporter permease; amino-acid sequence: MPKLDKTTQYPGQEHFISDVDETGLGAVDAVKDESAPSSQWGEAWRYLRRRPLFWVAAVMITLAILLALFPGLFTNTDPRMCELSKSLDPAEAGHPFGFNRQGCDIYARVIYGARASVIVGVLTTLLVVIIGALVGAIAGFFGGWIDAVLSRITDIFFAIPLVLAAIVVMQMFKEHRTIITVVLVLGLFGWVSIARITRGAVVSIKNEEFVQSARSIGASNARILFSHVLPNAAAPIISYATVALGTYIVAEATLSFLGIGLPSTFVSWGGDISDAQASLRMNPAVLFYPAGALGLTVLSFIMMGDVVRDALDPKARNR
- the nth gene encoding endonuclease III, producing MSDSSPASRASRINELLATEYPDAECELDFRNPLELLVATVLSAQCTDARVNQVTPELFEEYPSAAHYAAARRADLEAILRPLGFQRAKAGHLLGIGEKIMADFDGQVPTGIKELTSLPGVGRKTALVVRGNAFGLPGITVDTHFGRLMQRMALSESKTPLQIEKDIAQLLPEEEWTVFSHRIIFHGRRVCHARSPQCGACVVRHLCPTGAAPPDVR